The genome window GAACACCGACGAAGACGTGCCGACTATTGGTTTTATCGCCCACCTTGATACGGCAGATTTTGCTGCTGAAAACGTAAAACCGCAAGTCCATCCCAATTACGACGGCAAACCGATCGATTTTGTGAATGGGTTGAAGCTTACGACAAGCGAATTTCCTAATTTAAAAAGATTTATCGGTCAAACGCTGATTACAGGCGATGGCACGACGTTGCTTGGAGTTGATGATAAAGCTGGCATCGCTGGCGCCATTAGTGCAGTGAGCTATTTTGTTCATCATCCAGAAGTTGTCCATGGCCCGATCAAGCTTGGATTTGGTCCGGACGAAGAAATTGGTCGCGGCGCAAAATTGTTTGATGTGGAGGACTTTAATGCTGATTTTGCCTACACATTGGATAATGGGGATCTCGGTGACATCGAATATGAAACTTTCAATGCAGCGCAAGCGGTTATTGATATTCAAGGCCGAAGTGTTCATCCGGGCCAGGCTAAAGATGGTCAATTGGTGAATGCGATCACAATTGGCGAGCAATTAGATCAGTTAATTCCAACTGATGAACGAGCGGAATTAACCGAAGGACGGGAAGGCTATTACCTGATGTTGATTTTTGATGCCAAAATCGAGCATGCTCGGCTCGTGTATATTATTCGAGATTTCGAAAAAGATAATTTTGAGCATCGGAAAAAAGTTGTTCAAGATGCAGTGGATCAACTTAACTCAAAACTTGACAAACCGCGGATCACGTTAAAGATGACGGACCAATACTACAACATGGCAAATATTATTCAAAAGAATCCTTATCCAGTTGATTTAGCTAAACAGGCCCTTAAAAATGTTGGTTTAACGCCGAAAACAAAAGCTTTTCGGGGTGGAACGGATGGTTCATTTATTACGTACCTGGGGCTGCCAACGCCAAACTTATTTAATGGCGGGGATAACTTCCACGGACCTTATGAATTTGTCACCGTTGAGGCAATGGCGAAACTTGCCGAAACAATCGTTGAGATTAGCTGTATCGCGAAAAACTAAAAAAGAGGACTTGAACTCCTCTTTTTTTTGCGCTCGACCGGGAGATAACCGGGAGGTAGAATGCTGCTATTACAGATGCTTCTATAGTTTGCTACCACTTGGACCGGGAGATAGAATGCCGCTATTGTAAATAATCCTATAGTTTGCTACCAATGGATGTGGTAGCAAACTGGTAGCAAAATCATCAATCTGGATTTTTTAACCGATAGGTAGTTGCACGATTTGCTCCAAGTTTCTCAATTACATTATTTTCCAATAATTTTTTTAAGTAATTACCCGCCTGGCTTCTGCTTACTTGGAGTAGATTTTCTACTTCGGATCGCGTAACGTTTTCGTGTTCAGATAAATATTCGATAATTTTGATTTTCGGATTGTCATTTTTATACAACATCGGATCTACTAGTTCCTGTACGTAGTTCAAATTGGGCAAAGTAATTTTGACAAAATCTTCGGTGGCTATGATTTCGGGAGTTACATTTTCTTGTTCATAGCTGCTAAGAATTCTCCGCATGCCAGTCCCATGGTTTTCGATATAACCTAGACGGTGCAAAATCGAAACTACATTGGGATTTCTGGGCCGAGTTTGACCGTCGATGATGGCTTTAATCTCTAGACCGTCCGGGATTGGCCCTGGAGACATCACCGACATGCGGTCATCAAAGAATTCCACCTGGACAGGAGATTTGCTGAAATAAGAACGATGAGAAATTGCATTGATAAAAGTTTCTCGAATCGCCGCAACAGGGTAAGATGGATATTCGTCACGCTGAGGCTTGCCTGTAATAACCATCCGAACCGAATTATTTAAATCCATATACTCTAGCGCAACATCTAATTGC of Xylocopilactobacillus apicola contains these proteins:
- the pepT gene encoding peptidase T, coding for MKYNIDNEELLQNFITYAKVNTRSDEEAPVDQVPSTLGQLELAQLIKKQLEELELQDVKINPDNGFVTGLLPGNTDEDVPTIGFIAHLDTADFAAENVKPQVHPNYDGKPIDFVNGLKLTTSEFPNLKRFIGQTLITGDGTTLLGVDDKAGIAGAISAVSYFVHHPEVVHGPIKLGFGPDEEIGRGAKLFDVEDFNADFAYTLDNGDLGDIEYETFNAAQAVIDIQGRSVHPGQAKDGQLVNAITIGEQLDQLIPTDERAELTEGREGYYLMLIFDAKIEHARLVYIIRDFEKDNFEHRKKVVQDAVDQLNSKLDKPRITLKMTDQYYNMANIIQKNPYPVDLAKQALKNVGLTPKTKAFRGGTDGSFITYLGLPTPNLFNGGDNFHGPYEFVTVEAMAKLAETIVEISCIAKN
- a CDS encoding ATP-binding protein — encoded protein: MIQVHPDDEILNIEILPGKHQPYWLENHVYVRNGSESIKASSDRIQKMINLQQLDLFDQSVAEKQALTFEYVKSIFRQKEIEFKPKALGFLNSEQNFTNTALLMSDQNPFSVKMAVFYGTNVMEFKDRKEVSGSLLRQLDVALEYMDLNNSVRMVITGKPQRDEYPSYPVAAIRETFINAISHRSYFSKSPVQVEFFDDRMSVMSPGPIPDGLEIKAIIDGQTRPRNPNVVSILHRLGYIENHGTGMRRILSSYEQENVTPEIIATEDFVKITLPNLNYVQELVDPMLYKNDNPKIKIIEYLSEHENVTRSEVENLLQVSRSQAGNYLKKLLENNVIEKLGANRATTYRLKNPD